A stretch of the Opisthocomus hoazin isolate bOpiHoa1 chromosome 2, bOpiHoa1.hap1, whole genome shotgun sequence genome encodes the following:
- the FAM110C gene encoding protein FAM110C, which yields MPAELCRAARMHAISDLHSSLTLRLLSKGPEYLRRQMEAGSPGRRSAVERLAADKAKYVKSQRAMGARQEPAVVPSSAPEGVGEACSAGSGKTVGDVGGGKGAKPPELAKAVCARRAPLQRGPPIARRGTPRRQVRPDSLVIYRQKCEFGRSQSQDGSRGSLVRRIFQGSVKEKQLASPGMPGVVEDTMATESREPLTARDGDREPSNHGAEQTVAVSTEAPVVCAKEEERPSKLSRPPEEAKEVKRRGLHRSQSDISSRYSKSFSEFDTFFKYCGLEQEVIEDLGRENFSVVSDNVSFKIRSISVATSESDFTRHSGDEGLLEDELTEQVPSSTSVIERNARIIKWLYTCKKAKETNKAIPELA from the coding sequence ATGCCGGCTGAGCTCTGCCGGGCGGCGAGGATGCACGCCATCTCCGACCTCcactcctccctcaccctgcggCTCCTCAGCAAGGGGCCCGAGTACCTCCGCAGGCAGATGGAGGCCGGCAGCCCGGGCAGGCGGAGCGCCGTGGAGAGGCTGGCGGCCGACAAGGCCAAGTACGTCAAAAGCCAGCGGGCGATGGGCGCCAGGCAGGAGCCCGCCGTCGTGCCGAGCTCGGCCCCGGAGGGCGTCGGCGAGGCCTGTTCGGCCGGGAGCGGGAAAACCGTGGGGGACGTCGGCGGAGGGAAGGGCGCGAAGCCCCCCGAGCTGGCGAAGGCGGTGTgcgcccgccgggcccccctGCAGCGCGGCCCCCCCATAGCCAGGCGCGGCACCCCCAGGAGGCAGGTGCGGCCCGATTCCCTGGTGATTTACCGCCAGAAGTGTGAGTTTGGGAGAAGTCAGAGCCAGGACGGCTCGCGGGGGAGCCTGGTGAGGAGGATCTTCCAGGGGTCCGTAAAGGAGAAGCAGCTGGCTTCCCCGGGGATGCCCGGAGTTGTGGAGGACACCATGGCCACCGAGAGCAGAGAGCCTCTCACCGCAAGAGATGGTGACCGTGAGCCGAGCAACCACGGAGCGGAACAAACCGTTGCCGTGAGCACCGAAGCCCCGGTGGTATGTGCAAAAGAGGAGGAGAGACCCTCAAAACTGAGTAGACCTCCTGAGGAGGCCAAGGAGGTGAAGAGGAGAGGTCTGCATCGCTCCCAGTCGGACATCAGCTCTCGCtactccaagtccttctccgagTTTGATACATTTTTCAAGTACTGTGGCCTGGAGCAGGAGGTCATCGAGGACCTCGGGAGGGAGAACTTCTCCGTGGTGTCCGACAACGTCTCCTTCAAGATCCGCAGCATCAGCGTGGCCACGTCCGAGAGCGACTTCACGAGGCACAGCGGGGAcgaggggctgctggaggatgaACTCACAGAGCAGGTCCCGAGCAGCACCTCCGTGATCGAGCGAAACGCTCGGATAATCAAGTGGCTGTACACGTGTAAGAAAGCCAAGGAGACGAACAAGGCGATCCCGGAACTGGCATGA